A stretch of Caballeronia sp. NK8 DNA encodes these proteins:
- a CDS encoding LysR family transcriptional regulator — protein MFLPDVRTFLAVASAGSLSAAARQLDVVPMQVSRRIAVLEEDLGVRLFHRTTRSLTLTAEGEAFVPFATAMVDAESGARAELSPSEGKASGVLRLTAPSGFGQSVVLPMLASLLEANPELRIDLDLSDRQVDIVGQGLDVALRIAPLEDSELVAKKIAPNPRLVCAAPSYLKKHGRPSTVADLDNHACIRLSTVRRWPLVVDGALTRKRVDACFTTTSVEAARTAAVQGLGLAQLTYWDVFRQLADNSLVQIHLEDAAMEDLSVWAVMPSRRYVPNRVSVFLGALQSQIAELSEGLRR, from the coding sequence ATGTTCCTTCCAGACGTTCGAACCTTCCTCGCGGTTGCGTCGGCGGGCAGTCTTTCCGCTGCGGCGCGCCAGCTCGACGTCGTCCCCATGCAGGTATCGCGTCGCATCGCCGTGCTGGAAGAAGATCTCGGCGTGCGTCTTTTTCATCGGACGACCCGATCGCTCACGCTGACTGCCGAAGGTGAAGCGTTCGTCCCATTTGCCACGGCGATGGTGGATGCGGAATCCGGCGCGCGCGCCGAGCTCAGCCCGTCGGAGGGAAAGGCGTCGGGTGTGCTTCGTTTGACGGCGCCAAGCGGGTTCGGACAATCCGTCGTGCTGCCCATGCTTGCGAGTTTGCTTGAAGCCAATCCGGAGCTTCGCATCGACCTCGATCTTTCGGATCGTCAGGTGGATATCGTCGGGCAGGGCCTCGACGTGGCCTTGCGGATTGCGCCGTTGGAGGACTCCGAGCTGGTGGCGAAGAAGATCGCTCCCAATCCTCGCCTCGTTTGCGCCGCGCCGTCCTATCTGAAGAAACACGGACGACCTTCGACGGTTGCCGACCTGGACAATCACGCCTGTATCCGACTGAGTACCGTGCGACGGTGGCCGCTTGTCGTCGACGGAGCGCTGACTCGCAAGCGCGTGGATGCTTGTTTCACCACGACCAGTGTCGAAGCGGCGCGAACCGCTGCCGTGCAAGGGCTCGGACTCGCGCAGTTGACGTATTGGGACGTCTTCCGGCAATTAGCCGACAACTCGCTGGTGCAGATTCATTTGGAGGATGCGGCGATGGAGGACTTGTCGGTCTGGGCGGTGATGCCGAGCAGGCGATACGTTCCAAACAGGGTGAGCGTCTTTCTCGGCGCGCTGCAAAGTCAGATCGCCGAACTCAGCGAAGGACTCCGACGCTGA
- a CDS encoding LysR family transcriptional regulator, whose product MDIDDLKVFCIAARRASFAAVAKELGTTPAHVSKRIAILEATLAVRLFHRTTRRVAITADGEIAYQWARRILEDVTSMTETLQSTRSELSGLLRISTSLRLGRLHVAPILSSLGNQYPKLDVWLELLDRRTDLINENIDIDIRFGDPTQPQLIAHRLASNRRLLVAAPDYLSRHGAPASLAELAEHECLLYREREQAFGTWRLEGPKGFESVKVTSRFGSNMSDVVRNWCLDGKGICLLSVWDIADAIRSGQAVRVLAQYSEPADIWAVLSSRSANSAKVRVCLEFLKDQFSCGPFALDMNPEVEH is encoded by the coding sequence ATGGATATCGACGACCTGAAAGTCTTTTGCATCGCGGCGCGGCGGGCGAGTTTTGCCGCCGTGGCAAAAGAGCTTGGCACCACGCCGGCGCACGTCAGCAAGCGGATTGCGATTCTCGAAGCGACGCTTGCAGTGCGGCTGTTTCATCGCACCACGCGGCGTGTCGCGATCACCGCAGATGGCGAGATCGCCTATCAATGGGCGCGAAGGATTCTGGAAGACGTGACGTCGATGACGGAGACTTTGCAAAGCACGCGCAGCGAACTCTCCGGACTGCTGCGCATCAGCACGAGCCTGCGTCTGGGCCGGCTGCATGTCGCGCCGATCCTTTCGAGTCTGGGCAATCAGTATCCGAAGCTCGATGTCTGGCTGGAGCTGCTCGACCGGCGCACCGATCTCATCAACGAGAATATCGACATCGACATTCGCTTCGGGGATCCGACGCAGCCGCAGCTGATAGCGCATCGCCTCGCCAGCAACCGCCGCTTGCTGGTTGCCGCGCCGGACTACCTGAGCCGGCACGGCGCTCCGGCTTCGCTGGCCGAACTCGCGGAACACGAATGCCTGCTGTACCGGGAGCGTGAGCAGGCGTTCGGCACCTGGCGTCTCGAGGGGCCGAAGGGCTTCGAATCCGTGAAAGTGACGAGCCGCTTCGGATCGAACATGAGCGACGTAGTCCGAAACTGGTGTCTCGACGGGAAAGGCATCTGTTTGCTGTCGGTATGGGATATTGCCGATGCGATTCGCAGCGGACAGGCGGTGCGCGTCCTGGCGCAGTACTCGGAGCCCGCCGACATCTGGGCGGTCCTGAGCAGCAGGTCAGCGAATTCTGCGAAGGTGAGGGTGTGCCTCGAGTTCCTGAAAGATCAATTCAGTTGTGGTCCTTTTGCGCTCGATATGAATCCGGAAGTCGAGCATTGA
- a CDS encoding mercuric reductase has protein sequence MSQIEQFDTLILGSGQGGKLLAWHLARSGQRVAVVERQWVGGSCPAVACLPSKNEIWSARVAHLTRHAADFGVATGHVLVDMAKVRDRKRGMVEREAAFHVQAYASSGAELIMGVGRFVGPKTIEVQFNDGGTRTLRGDQVVVNVGTHAAIPDVPGLASADPLTHIGALDLDRAPSHLIVMGGGYIGVEMAQAYRRFGSRVTIIERGARLMAREDADIGDEMLRILRAEEIDVVLDAQTIRVEGHSGTQVRVAVRTPSGEQTIEGSDILVAAGRIPNTVDIGLERAGIELDERGYIRVNDRLQTSARDVWAIGEVAGSPQFTHVSVDDFRIVRDNMAGGHRSTGDRLIPYTLFTDPPLARVGLSETDARREGIAARIATLPMSSVLRTEATDETQGFMKVLVSAEDDRILGFTMIGSEAGEVLAAVQTAMIAELPYPKLRDAVISHLTIAEGLGPLLSRLPERAV, from the coding sequence ATGTCTCAGATCGAACAGTTCGATACGTTGATTCTTGGCAGTGGCCAGGGCGGCAAGCTTCTGGCGTGGCATCTGGCGCGCTCGGGGCAGCGCGTGGCCGTGGTCGAGCGGCAGTGGGTAGGCGGCTCGTGTCCCGCTGTCGCGTGTCTGCCGAGCAAGAATGAAATCTGGAGCGCGCGCGTGGCGCATCTGACGCGGCATGCCGCCGATTTCGGGGTAGCGACGGGACACGTACTCGTTGATATGGCGAAGGTTCGCGATCGCAAACGCGGCATGGTCGAACGGGAAGCCGCGTTTCACGTACAGGCGTATGCATCGAGCGGCGCCGAGCTGATCATGGGCGTCGGACGGTTCGTCGGGCCGAAGACCATCGAGGTGCAGTTCAATGACGGCGGCACCCGCACGCTTCGCGGCGATCAGGTCGTGGTCAACGTCGGCACGCATGCCGCGATTCCGGACGTGCCGGGCCTGGCGTCGGCCGATCCGTTGACGCACATCGGCGCGCTGGATCTCGATCGCGCGCCATCGCATCTGATCGTGATGGGCGGCGGCTATATCGGCGTAGAGATGGCGCAGGCGTATCGGCGCTTCGGCAGCCGCGTGACGATCATCGAGCGCGGTGCCCGGCTGATGGCCCGCGAAGATGCGGACATAGGCGACGAAATGCTGCGCATACTTCGCGCGGAAGAGATCGACGTCGTGCTGGACGCGCAGACGATCCGTGTCGAAGGGCACTCGGGTACGCAGGTGCGCGTCGCCGTGCGCACGCCTTCGGGCGAGCAGACCATCGAGGGCAGCGACATTCTGGTCGCGGCCGGGCGCATTCCGAACACGGTCGATATCGGTTTGGAGCGGGCAGGCATCGAGCTGGATGAGCGCGGCTATATCCGCGTGAACGATCGGCTGCAAACGTCGGCGCGCGATGTGTGGGCAATTGGCGAGGTCGCGGGAAGCCCGCAATTCACGCATGTTTCCGTCGATGACTTCCGCATCGTGCGCGACAACATGGCGGGCGGACATCGCAGCACCGGCGACCGGCTGATTCCATACACGCTGTTCACCGATCCGCCGCTCGCGCGCGTCGGCCTGAGCGAAACCGATGCACGGCGCGAGGGCATCGCCGCGCGCATCGCGACGCTACCGATGAGCAGTGTGCTGCGAACAGAAGCGACTGACGAAACGCAGGGCTTCATGAAGGTGCTCGTCAGCGCGGAAGACGACCGCATTCTCGGCTTCACGATGATCGGCTCGGAAGCGGGAGAAGTGCTGGCGGCGGTGCAGACGGCGATGATCGCAGAACTTCCTTATCCGAAGCTCCGGGATGCCGTGATTTCCCATTTGACTATTGCCGAAGGTCTCGGACCACTGCTATCCAGGTTGCCTGAGCGCGCCGTGTAG
- a CDS encoding NADH:flavin oxidoreductase: MNDFTSQILTPYAGNGIAVRNRIAVAPMTRITATEYGHPTQTMFDYYGRFAKGGFGLVTTEGIYTDKAFSQGYRFQPGLADDEQARAWAAFNRDMQAHGARVFAQLMHAGALSQGNVYRKHTVAPSAVRPKGEQMAFYYGDGPYPEPRQMTDAEIDEAIRGFVQAAQRAVNIGGFNGVEIHGANGYLLDQFLGAHTNLRNDRWGGSTRARVQLLVDVVKSVRLGVGNAVPVGIRISQGKVNDFASKWPGGEADAEVIFGTLADAGVNFIHVTEHEAWQPAFEGTRDSFIALARRYAPEVTIIANGGLHTADRIAHALGSGADIVTVGRGALANPDLPMILASGREPRQFDSSILQPIASIKDDELAMQFSA; this comes from the coding sequence ATGAACGACTTCACCTCGCAGATCCTTACCCCGTACGCCGGCAACGGCATTGCAGTGCGCAACCGCATCGCAGTCGCCCCGATGACGCGCATCACGGCCACCGAATACGGCCATCCGACACAGACGATGTTCGACTACTACGGTCGGTTCGCGAAAGGCGGCTTCGGCCTCGTAACGACAGAAGGTATCTATACCGACAAGGCGTTTTCGCAAGGATACCGTTTTCAGCCTGGCCTGGCCGATGACGAACAGGCGCGCGCATGGGCAGCCTTCAATCGCGACATGCAGGCACATGGCGCACGCGTATTCGCGCAACTGATGCACGCAGGCGCGCTGAGTCAGGGCAATGTTTATCGCAAGCACACGGTGGCGCCATCGGCCGTTCGGCCCAAAGGCGAACAGATGGCGTTCTATTACGGCGATGGACCGTATCCCGAGCCCAGGCAGATGACGGATGCCGAGATCGATGAAGCGATCCGGGGCTTCGTGCAGGCGGCGCAGCGCGCGGTGAATATCGGGGGATTCAACGGTGTGGAAATTCACGGCGCGAATGGCTATCTGCTCGACCAGTTTCTGGGCGCACACACGAATCTCAGAAACGACCGTTGGGGTGGCAGCACGAGGGCGCGAGTACAACTGCTCGTCGATGTCGTGAAGTCGGTCCGGCTCGGCGTCGGCAATGCAGTGCCGGTCGGCATCCGCATCTCGCAGGGCAAGGTCAACGACTTCGCGTCGAAGTGGCCCGGCGGCGAGGCGGACGCAGAAGTGATCTTCGGCACGCTCGCCGACGCAGGCGTGAACTTCATCCACGTGACCGAGCACGAAGCGTGGCAGCCCGCATTCGAAGGCACGCGCGACAGCTTCATCGCGCTGGCGCGCCGCTACGCGCCGGAGGTGACGATCATCGCGAATGGCGGCTTGCATACGGCCGACCGTATCGCCCATGCGCTCGGGTCCGGCGCGGACATCGTGACGGTCGGACGCGGCGCGCTCGCCAATCCCGATTTGCCGATGATTCTCGCGAGCGGGCGCGAACCGAGGCAGTTCGATAGCTCGATACTGCAACCCATCGCCAGCATCAAGGACGACGAGTTAGCGATGCAGTTCTCCGCCTGA
- a CDS encoding Gfo/Idh/MocA family protein, producing MSKMPVAVIGAGLIGKVHIDLAARHDEVSLAAIADPTDAAKQMAASFNVPWFADYRAMLDTVKPKGVVIATPNATHARIALDCIERGVAVIVEKPIAHTVEDAKRISDASREFRIPVLVGHQRRHNPIVRRAREIVASGRLGKPVSATALCTWLKPDDYFNTSWRRTEGGGPILINLIHDIDLLRHLFGDLESLQAVTSNETRGFEVEDTAAVVLKFRNGALATVSVSDTVAAPWNYDLAAGEVERFPRQDVNSHYLCGTDASLTLPRLELWEYRSGKGWHDPLTRERTAPHAGCPYTEQLRHFRAVVDGTEAPICSALDGLRTLEATTAVHVAAKSGSTVYLPGD from the coding sequence ATGAGCAAAATGCCCGTAGCCGTGATCGGCGCTGGATTGATCGGCAAGGTACATATCGACCTGGCCGCCAGGCATGACGAAGTATCACTCGCGGCAATCGCCGATCCGACCGATGCGGCCAAACAAATGGCTGCGTCCTTCAACGTACCGTGGTTTGCGGACTACCGGGCGATGCTCGATACCGTGAAGCCGAAAGGCGTGGTCATCGCGACGCCCAACGCCACGCATGCGCGCATCGCGCTCGATTGCATCGAGCGCGGCGTTGCGGTGATCGTGGAGAAGCCGATCGCGCATACGGTCGAGGACGCAAAGCGCATCAGCGACGCTTCCCGCGAGTTCCGGATCCCGGTGCTCGTGGGCCACCAGCGGCGACACAATCCGATCGTGCGCCGTGCGCGCGAGATCGTCGCATCGGGGCGCCTCGGAAAGCCTGTGAGCGCAACGGCCCTGTGCACCTGGCTCAAGCCCGATGACTACTTCAATACCTCGTGGCGACGCACGGAAGGCGGCGGCCCGATCCTCATCAATCTGATCCACGATATCGATTTGCTTCGTCATCTCTTCGGCGACCTCGAGAGCCTTCAGGCGGTCACATCGAATGAGACGCGTGGATTCGAAGTTGAAGACACCGCGGCAGTCGTGCTGAAGTTTCGCAACGGAGCGCTCGCGACGGTCAGCGTAAGCGATACCGTCGCGGCACCGTGGAACTACGACCTCGCTGCAGGAGAAGTCGAACGCTTCCCGCGTCAGGACGTCAATTCCCACTACCTCTGCGGTACAGACGCTTCACTGACGCTTCCGCGGCTCGAACTGTGGGAATACCGCAGCGGTAAAGGATGGCATGACCCGTTGACGCGGGAACGCACCGCGCCCCATGCCGGCTGCCCCTACACCGAGCAGCTTCGTCATTTCCGGGCGGTGGTCGATGGTACTGAGGCACCGATCTGCTCGGCGCTCGACGGACTGCGCACGCTCGAAGCAACTACGGCCGTGCATGTCGCCGCGAAGTCGGGAAGCACTGTGTACCTGCCCGGCGATTGA
- a CDS encoding AraC family transcriptional regulator, protein MSMSIDWLSRLLGMMTVRGQLELRCSYGAPWEVIYADSDAGEMPYHIVLGGSAVLETPGGGKPQHLRAGDIVMLTHGSAHTLRDGSGARPKPARQRAALNLIISENKGAGERLDMLCGRIILAPPHDRFVRAYLPARLVVRTSTAKGSGQDAALEQLNGLVALMRTESIAGNLGGYAMMNALSAALFALALRASAESDEAPAGLLTLAGHSRLSPALVAIFNDPARDWTLPELASLCSMSRATLIRHFQNKVGRSPIDLLTSVRMALAANELKRPGVSTEVVAETVGYQSVAAFRRAFSQHFDMTPAHWRRSNVETQQARVED, encoded by the coding sequence ATGTCGATGTCGATTGATTGGCTGAGCCGCCTGCTCGGCATGATGACCGTGCGCGGTCAGCTTGAGCTTCGCTGTTCGTACGGCGCGCCGTGGGAAGTGATCTACGCCGATTCAGACGCGGGCGAGATGCCGTATCACATCGTGCTCGGCGGATCGGCCGTGCTGGAGACGCCCGGCGGCGGCAAGCCGCAACATCTGCGCGCGGGGGACATCGTGATGCTCACACACGGTTCGGCGCATACGCTTCGCGATGGCAGCGGGGCGCGGCCGAAGCCTGCCCGGCAACGCGCGGCGCTCAACCTGATCATCAGCGAAAACAAGGGCGCCGGCGAGCGTCTGGACATGCTGTGCGGACGGATCATCCTGGCGCCGCCGCATGACCGCTTCGTTCGTGCGTATCTGCCGGCGCGGCTCGTAGTCCGTACGTCGACAGCGAAGGGCAGCGGACAGGACGCGGCGCTGGAACAGTTGAATGGTCTCGTCGCGCTGATGCGCACGGAATCGATCGCCGGCAATCTCGGCGGCTACGCGATGATGAACGCGCTGTCGGCGGCGCTTTTCGCGCTGGCGTTGCGTGCGAGCGCGGAGTCCGACGAAGCGCCCGCCGGTCTGTTGACGCTCGCGGGACATTCGCGTCTGTCGCCCGCGCTCGTCGCGATCTTCAACGATCCTGCGCGTGACTGGACCCTGCCGGAACTGGCGAGTCTATGCAGCATGTCGCGCGCAACATTGATCCGTCATTTTCAGAACAAGGTGGGACGTTCACCCATCGATCTGCTGACCAGCGTCCGAATGGCGCTGGCGGCAAATGAGCTGAAGAGGCCAGGCGTATCGACCGAAGTGGTGGCCGAGACCGTCGGCTATCAATCCGTGGCGGCCTTCAGGCGTGCGTTCAGTCAGCACTTCGACATGACGCCGGCGCACTGGCGGCGCTCGAACGTGGAGACGCAGCAGGCGCGTGTAGAGGACTGA
- a CDS encoding sugar phosphate isomerase/epimerase: protein MNAFRIGVAHLTALELNPSELVMESARAGFTAVGLRTSPVAPGAIHYPLKAGSAEHRRLARLLDDHGMTVREVEFIPILPEIVVSSYEAMFEAAAGLGAQTVTVSGDDSDFSRLVANFVALCDLAAGFGLRIDLEFMRWRHVGTLGDARRVLDAAERPNGSILVDALHLMRSGGTPADVSELPAAYLHAVQICDAPAVSPVGDDAIIREAREGRLPPGQGALPLAGLMRSLPSHTLISAEMPFAALKAAERLALAFKASKQVIEQSLLDEQRSA from the coding sequence ATGAACGCATTTCGAATCGGCGTAGCGCACCTCACCGCGCTGGAACTGAATCCGTCCGAACTCGTGATGGAGAGCGCGAGAGCAGGCTTCACCGCAGTCGGACTGCGCACCAGTCCCGTGGCGCCGGGCGCAATCCACTATCCGCTGAAGGCCGGCAGCGCTGAACATCGCCGGCTCGCCCGCTTGCTCGACGATCACGGCATGACCGTTCGCGAGGTCGAGTTCATCCCGATTCTGCCGGAGATCGTCGTCTCCTCTTACGAAGCGATGTTCGAAGCGGCAGCGGGACTGGGCGCGCAGACCGTGACCGTGTCCGGTGACGACAGCGACTTTTCGCGCCTCGTCGCAAACTTCGTGGCGCTGTGCGACCTCGCCGCGGGCTTCGGCTTGCGGATCGATCTCGAGTTCATGCGCTGGCGGCATGTCGGCACCCTCGGCGACGCGCGACGCGTGCTCGACGCCGCCGAAAGGCCGAACGGCTCGATTCTGGTCGATGCATTGCATCTGATGCGCTCCGGAGGCACGCCTGCCGATGTGAGTGAACTCCCGGCCGCGTACCTGCACGCAGTCCAGATTTGCGACGCGCCAGCGGTCTCGCCGGTGGGCGACGACGCGATCATCCGGGAGGCGCGCGAGGGCCGCCTGCCGCCCGGCCAGGGTGCGTTGCCGCTCGCGGGGCTAATGCGTTCACTACCGTCCCATACGCTCATCAGCGCCGAAATGCCGTTCGCGGCGCTCAAGGCCGCCGAACGGCTCGCGCTGGCGTTCAAGGCATCGAAGCAAGTGATCGAGCAAAGCCTGCTTGACGAGCAGCGGTCGGCCTGA
- a CDS encoding carboxymuconolactone decarboxylase family protein → MSRIAIPAVANATGDTADVYARVRKIAGGSVPNLFAALGHLAPATLNAALDAEGALAASSLSKQDLETIKLLVSEQTGCDYCVAAHVMLGKMTGLTPEALRQIRAGQPTGDPRRDALIRFVRLLQTTRGTIGADELAAIRAAGYRDTQLAEISLAIAMTIFTNTFNRINDTDVDFPPVE, encoded by the coding sequence ATGAGTCGCATCGCCATTCCCGCCGTCGCCAACGCCACCGGCGACACCGCCGACGTCTACGCACGCGTTCGCAAGATCGCGGGCGGCAGCGTGCCGAATCTGTTCGCGGCGCTCGGCCATCTCGCGCCCGCGACGTTGAACGCCGCGCTCGACGCCGAAGGCGCGCTGGCCGCCAGCAGCCTGAGCAAGCAGGATCTGGAAACCATCAAGCTGCTGGTCAGCGAGCAGACGGGTTGCGACTACTGCGTAGCCGCGCACGTGATGCTGGGCAAGATGACCGGTCTGACGCCGGAAGCGCTCAGACAGATTCGCGCCGGCCAGCCGACCGGTGATCCCAGGCGCGATGCGCTGATCCGCTTCGTGCGGCTTTTGCAGACGACGCGCGGCACGATTGGCGCTGACGAACTCGCCGCCATTCGCGCGGCAGGCTATCGCGATACGCAACTGGCGGAGATATCGCTGGCGATTGCCATGACGATCTTCACCAACACGTTCAATCGCATCAACGACACCGACGTCGATTTTCCGCCCGTCGAGTAA
- a CDS encoding MFS transporter, producing MKYASGVQAGDAASATARRTRARFGILGLLAVGTMINYLDRSVAGIAAPNMSHDLGLTPATMGVIFSAFSWTYTASQIPGGILLDRIGTKWTYFFALTLWSLFTGLQGLALGFVTLLILRLLVGMAEAPCFPTNSRVVATWFPQSERARATGVYTFAEYAGLAFLSPLLFWLEHRYGWRALFGIVGAVGIVFGWIWLARFREPHESSRANRAELQHIEAGGGVVSSGRIHVRFQWSHLVAILKERRMLGICIAQFASNATNVFFLTWFPTYLVTERHMPWLKVGILAVLPFIAASVGTLAGGWISDAMLRRGMSLNWARKLPVTAGLLTGSTIVLANFVDSTEAVIAILCVAYFSQGLSALAWMIVSDIAPKGLLGLSGGIFNLFANASGIVTPLVIGLIVNATGSFVYALAFVSAITLVGAFCYLFVVGDIKRIELEASSFESKDVNQ from the coding sequence ATGAAATACGCATCAGGCGTTCAGGCTGGCGACGCGGCGTCCGCGACCGCGCGCCGCACGCGCGCTCGCTTCGGCATTCTCGGATTGCTCGCAGTCGGCACGATGATCAACTATCTCGACCGCAGCGTCGCTGGCATCGCCGCGCCGAACATGAGCCACGACCTCGGACTGACTCCCGCGACGATGGGTGTCATCTTCTCGGCGTTCTCGTGGACCTATACGGCTTCGCAGATTCCGGGCGGCATTCTGCTCGACCGCATCGGCACCAAATGGACGTATTTCTTCGCCCTGACGCTGTGGTCGCTCTTCACCGGCCTGCAAGGGCTGGCGCTGGGCTTCGTCACGCTGCTGATCCTGCGCCTCCTGGTGGGCATGGCCGAAGCGCCCTGCTTTCCGACCAACAGCCGGGTCGTCGCCACCTGGTTTCCACAGAGCGAGCGGGCACGCGCGACAGGCGTCTACACGTTCGCGGAATACGCGGGGCTGGCATTCCTCAGCCCGCTTCTCTTCTGGCTCGAGCACCGTTACGGATGGCGCGCGCTGTTCGGAATCGTGGGCGCTGTGGGGATCGTTTTCGGCTGGATCTGGCTCGCGCGCTTCAGGGAACCGCATGAGTCCAGCCGTGCGAATCGCGCGGAACTGCAACATATCGAAGCCGGCGGCGGCGTGGTGAGTAGCGGCCGCATCCATGTGCGCTTTCAGTGGTCGCACCTCGTCGCGATCCTGAAAGAGCGCCGCATGCTCGGCATCTGCATCGCACAGTTCGCGAGCAATGCGACCAACGTTTTCTTTCTCACGTGGTTTCCGACCTATCTGGTGACGGAACGCCATATGCCCTGGCTCAAGGTCGGGATACTCGCCGTGCTGCCCTTTATCGCGGCTTCCGTCGGCACGCTCGCGGGCGGCTGGATTTCCGACGCGATGCTTCGTCGAGGCATGTCGCTCAACTGGGCCCGCAAGCTGCCTGTGACGGCGGGCCTCCTCACCGGATCGACCATTGTCCTCGCGAACTTCGTCGACTCGACGGAAGCGGTGATCGCCATTCTGTGCGTCGCGTACTTTTCGCAGGGACTCTCGGCGCTGGCGTGGATGATCGTCTCCGATATCGCGCCGAAAGGACTGCTCGGCCTGAGCGGCGGCATCTTCAACCTGTTCGCGAATGCTTCCGGAATCGTGACGCCGCTCGTCATCGGGCTGATCGTCAACGCCACCGGATCGTTCGTGTATGCGCTGGCGTTCGTCTCCGCCATCACCCTGGTGGGCGCGTTCTGCTACCTCTTCGTGGTCGGCGACATCAAGCGCATCGAACTCGAAGCCTCTTCTTTCGAAAGCAAGGATGTCAATCAATGA